From the genome of Methylomonas sp. UP202, one region includes:
- a CDS encoding YfhL family 4Fe-4S dicluster ferredoxin: MALLISDECINCDVCEPECPNGAISQGEEIYIINPSLCTECVGHHDKPQCMEVCPVDCISKDPDAVEDQDSLYRKYLKLTR; this comes from the coding sequence ATGGCACTGCTTATTAGCGATGAATGCATCAACTGCGACGTCTGCGAACCGGAATGCCCGAACGGCGCTATTTCGCAAGGCGAGGAAATCTACATCATCAACCCCAGTTTGTGTACCGAATGCGTCGGCCACCACGATAAGCCACAATGCATGGAAGTCTGCCCGGTGGATTGCATCTCCAAGGACCCTGACGCGGTCGAGGACCAAGACAGTCTTTACCGCAAGTATTTGAAGCTGACCCGTTAA
- a CDS encoding Rho-binding antiterminator, producing the protein MLGLSKHVIRTAEPKPIASRLHDYLEIACLYGYRVKLTLKDGRVVEGKAVDTVTIADKREVLLLDTDGMEALTLAKLEMPTPGATFTDQAF; encoded by the coding sequence ATGTTAGGATTATCGAAACATGTGATTCGCACCGCCGAGCCTAAGCCGATCGCCAGCCGGTTGCACGACTATCTGGAAATCGCCTGTCTTTACGGCTACCGGGTGAAGTTGACACTGAAAGACGGTCGAGTAGTGGAAGGCAAGGCGGTCGATACCGTCACAATCGCCGACAAGCGCGAGGTTTTATTGTTGGACACCGACGGCATGGAAGCCTTGACTTTGGCGAAGCTGGAAATGCCGACACCGGGTGCGACGTTTACCGACCAAGCGTTTTAG
- a CDS encoding UDP-glucose/GDP-mannose dehydrogenase family protein: MKITVFGSGYVGLVTGACLAEVGNQVMCMDVDASKIERLKQGIIPIYEPGLEEMVKDNMAAGRLSFTTDVKEAVDFGLFQFIAVGTPPDEDGSADLKYVLAVAKSVAEHMTDYKIVVDKSTVPVGTADKVKQVVVDVLAQRGEALEFDVVSNPEFLKEGSALDDFMKPDRIIIGTDNPRTAELLKALYAPFNRSRERVINMDIRSAELTKYAANAMLATKISFMNELANLAERLGADIEHVRHGIGSDSRIGYSFIYPGCGYGGSCFPKDVKALERTARDYGYHAELLSAVENVNDRQKHRLFEKISAHYPDGVKGKTFALWGLAFKPNTDDMREAPSRVLLEALISAGATVRAYDPEAMEEAHRIYGDKAGLVYCPKQTDTLNDADALIIVTEWKQFRSPDFDDLSKQLKDKVIFDGRNMYEPRLVKQFGLGYYAIGR, encoded by the coding sequence ATGAAAATTACAGTGTTTGGCAGCGGTTATGTAGGTTTGGTAACGGGTGCTTGCTTGGCCGAGGTCGGTAACCAAGTGATGTGCATGGATGTCGATGCCAGCAAAATCGAACGTTTGAAACAAGGCATTATCCCGATTTACGAGCCGGGTCTGGAAGAAATGGTTAAGGACAACATGGCTGCCGGCCGCTTGAGCTTCACCACCGACGTCAAGGAAGCCGTGGATTTCGGTTTATTTCAATTCATCGCGGTCGGCACGCCGCCGGACGAAGACGGCTCCGCCGACTTGAAATACGTGTTGGCGGTGGCCAAAAGCGTTGCCGAGCACATGACCGATTACAAAATCGTGGTCGATAAGTCCACGGTGCCGGTCGGTACCGCAGACAAGGTCAAGCAAGTGGTGGTCGATGTCCTGGCGCAACGCGGCGAAGCCTTGGAGTTCGACGTGGTATCCAATCCGGAATTCCTGAAAGAGGGTTCGGCGCTGGATGACTTCATGAAGCCGGACCGCATCATCATCGGCACCGACAATCCGCGCACCGCCGAGTTGCTGAAAGCCTTGTACGCGCCGTTCAACCGTAGCCGCGAGCGGGTCATCAATATGGACATTCGCTCCGCCGAACTGACCAAATACGCAGCCAATGCGATGCTGGCCACCAAAATCAGTTTCATGAACGAACTAGCCAACCTGGCCGAGCGTCTGGGCGCCGACATCGAGCACGTTCGTCACGGGATCGGCTCGGACAGCCGGATCGGTTACAGCTTCATTTATCCCGGCTGCGGCTACGGCGGCTCTTGCTTTCCCAAAGACGTCAAGGCGCTGGAACGCACCGCTCGCGACTACGGCTATCATGCCGAATTGTTGAGCGCCGTCGAAAATGTCAACGACCGGCAAAAGCACCGCTTGTTCGAAAAAATCTCCGCGCACTATCCCGACGGCGTCAAGGGCAAAACCTTCGCGTTGTGGGGCCTGGCCTTCAAGCCCAACACCGACGACATGCGCGAAGCGCCCAGCCGGGTCCTGCTGGAGGCGTTGATCTCCGCCGGCGCCACGGTACGAGCTTACGACCCGGAAGCGATGGAAGAAGCCCACCGTATCTACGGCGACAAAGCAGGACTGGTTTATTGTCCTAAACAGACCGATACCTTAAACGACGCCGATGCGCTGATCATCGTTACCGAGTGGAAACAATTCCGCAGCCCGGATTTCGACGATCTGAGCAAGCAATTGAAGGACAAAGTGATCTTCGACGGCCGGAATATGTACGAACCCCGGTTGGTCAAACAGTTCGGTTTGGGCTATTACGCGATCGGGCGTTAA
- a CDS encoding NAD(P)-dependent oxidoreductase, whose protein sequence is MKAGFIGLGAMGRGMAINLARAGHLAAVYNRSGDKASALAAELGIEACESIEQMAARVEVLFVCVSADKDVLAVVDAICKTVRAGSVVVDMSTVSGDTARQAAQRLAARHADFLDAPVSGGVEGARNASLAMMVGGDAQVLEQVRPLLAAMTKRIEHLGGVGAGQACKAVNQIMVAGINQAVTEALAFADAQDLPMDKVIDVIAGGAAGNWFLDHRGKTMTQGLFPPGFKLALHHKDLKIAQQMAQHAGMASPLTVMTLADYAKLMAKGYGDEDISALYRLKQQRNSN, encoded by the coding sequence ATGAAAGCGGGTTTTATCGGTTTGGGCGCCATGGGGCGGGGCATGGCGATTAACCTCGCCAGGGCCGGCCACTTGGCGGCGGTTTATAATCGTAGCGGCGACAAAGCCTCGGCGCTGGCCGCCGAACTCGGCATCGAAGCCTGCGAGAGCATCGAGCAAATGGCGGCGCGGGTCGAAGTGCTGTTTGTCTGCGTATCGGCCGACAAAGATGTATTGGCGGTGGTCGACGCGATTTGTAAAACCGTGCGGGCCGGGAGTGTGGTGGTCGACATGTCCACGGTGTCCGGTGATACCGCGCGTCAGGCCGCGCAAAGGCTAGCGGCCCGGCACGCAGACTTCCTCGACGCCCCGGTGTCCGGCGGCGTCGAAGGCGCCCGTAACGCCAGCTTGGCGATGATGGTGGGAGGCGATGCCCAGGTGCTGGAGCAGGTTCGCCCGCTATTGGCGGCCATGACCAAGCGCATCGAACACCTAGGCGGAGTCGGTGCCGGCCAAGCCTGTAAGGCGGTCAATCAAATCATGGTGGCGGGCATCAATCAGGCCGTGACCGAAGCGCTGGCGTTTGCCGACGCTCAGGATTTGCCGATGGATAAAGTGATCGACGTCATCGCCGGCGGCGCCGCCGGCAACTGGTTTTTGGATCACCGGGGCAAAACGATGACGCAAGGCTTGTTCCCGCCGGGCTTCAAACTCGCCCTGCATCACAAGGATTTGAAGATCGCCCAGCAGATGGCGCAGCATGCCGGCATGGCCAGTCCGTTGACGGTAATGACCTTGGCGGACTACGCCAAGTTAATGGCTAAGGGTTATGGCGACGAAGATATTTCGGCGCTGTACCGATTGAAACAACAGCGAAATTCCAATTAG